Proteins from one Microbacterium proteolyticum genomic window:
- the istA gene encoding IS21 family transposase, which yields MRSRVEEFAEIRRAARVEGLSINALAKRFRVHRRTVRQALESAEPPARKTPVRAAPKLDGVRELIDGMLRQDIDAPRKQRQTATRIWHRLLDEHGADVGYPTVRDYVRWRRPEILGTSGVSRAMVPQEHAPGAEAEVDFGELWVILAGVKTKCYMFAFRLSHSGRAVHRVYPTQALEAFLEGHIDAFEELGGVPTLQIKYDNLSPAVTQVLSGRARVETTRWALFRSHYGFDAFYCEPGINGAHEKGGIEGEVGRFRRTWLSPMPVVASLAELNARIREWDLRDERRRIGQKISTVAQDLSSDREHLAQLPRDRFDPGLELYPRVDRSGLVTVRQAKYSVPVRLIGRKLRVSLRASELVVFDGRQVVARHERVIERYGQSVQLDHYLEVLQHKPGALGGSTALAHARNTGAFTGLHEGFWAESRKVNGDAAGTRELIDVLLLHRTMPTPAVLAGISAALTVGAVTADVVAVEARLAAAQLEKNDIALIEAPTLPKVVSLTQRRLTDPAAVIAGLPQDNRPLPSVAGYDALLTKRAAKHAVTASMSEGASGA from the coding sequence GTGAGGTCGAGGGTGGAAGAGTTCGCCGAGATTCGTCGTGCGGCGCGGGTCGAGGGGTTGTCGATCAACGCGCTGGCGAAACGGTTCCGAGTGCATCGACGCACGGTCCGTCAGGCGTTGGAGTCCGCAGAGCCGCCGGCGCGGAAGACCCCGGTCCGGGCAGCGCCGAAGCTCGATGGGGTGCGGGAGCTTATCGACGGGATGCTGCGGCAGGACATCGACGCGCCGCGGAAGCAGCGGCAGACCGCGACCCGGATCTGGCACCGGCTCCTGGACGAGCACGGCGCCGATGTCGGCTACCCGACGGTGCGTGACTACGTGCGGTGGCGGCGGCCGGAGATCCTTGGCACCAGCGGGGTGTCGCGAGCGATGGTCCCGCAGGAACACGCGCCCGGCGCTGAGGCGGAGGTCGATTTCGGGGAGCTGTGGGTGATCCTCGCTGGGGTGAAGACAAAGTGCTACATGTTCGCGTTCCGCCTCTCCCACTCGGGGCGTGCCGTGCACCGCGTCTACCCGACGCAGGCGTTGGAGGCGTTCCTGGAAGGCCATATCGACGCGTTCGAGGAACTCGGCGGTGTCCCAACGCTGCAGATCAAGTACGACAACCTCTCACCCGCAGTCACGCAGGTTCTCTCCGGCCGGGCGCGGGTAGAGACCACACGGTGGGCGTTGTTCCGATCGCATTACGGGTTCGACGCGTTCTACTGCGAGCCCGGGATCAACGGGGCGCACGAGAAGGGCGGCATCGAGGGCGAGGTTGGCAGGTTCCGCCGCACCTGGCTCTCACCCATGCCCGTCGTCGCGTCCCTCGCCGAGCTCAACGCCCGGATCCGTGAATGGGATCTGCGGGATGAGAGACGGCGGATCGGGCAGAAGATCAGCACTGTCGCCCAGGACCTCTCCTCCGATCGGGAGCATCTCGCGCAGCTGCCGAGGGATCGGTTCGACCCGGGCCTGGAGCTCTACCCGCGGGTCGACAGGTCCGGGCTGGTGACGGTGCGGCAGGCGAAGTACTCCGTCCCGGTCCGGCTCATCGGCCGCAAACTCCGCGTCTCGCTGCGCGCGTCTGAGCTCGTCGTATTCGACGGCCGGCAGGTCGTGGCCCGGCATGAGCGGGTCATCGAACGCTACGGGCAATCCGTCCAGCTCGATCACTACCTCGAGGTGCTCCAGCACAAGCCCGGCGCTCTCGGCGGCTCCACCGCCCTCGCCCACGCCCGCAACACGGGCGCGTTCACTGGGCTGCATGAGGGGTTCTGGGCGGAATCGAGGAAGGTCAACGGTGATGCAGCCGGCACGAGAGAGCTCATCGACGTGCTCCTGCTGCACCGCACTATGCCGACCCCGGCGGTGCTCGCTGGAATCAGTGCCGCGCTCACCGTCGGCGCGGTCACTGCCGACGTCGTCGCCGTGGAAGCGCGCCTCGCGGCGGCCCAGCTCGAGAAAAATGACATCGCGCTCATCGAGGCGCCGACGTTGCCGAAGGTGGTGTCGCTCACGCAACGTCGTCTCACCGACCCGGCCGCGGTCATCGCCGGCCTCCCGCAAGACAACCGGCCCCTCCCGTCCGTCGCCGGCTACGACGCATTGCTGACCAAGAGAGCCGCGAAACACGCGGTTACCGCATCCATGAGTGAAGGAGCCTCCGGCGCATGA
- the istB gene encoding IS21-like element helper ATPase IstB encodes MSPTLTNVTTTLRHRRGLTEEAAAAAVDSACRRLRLPTIRAVMEEATQTAKREQLSYLGYLAELLLAEVDDRDRRSITRRVQNAGFPRQKWLGDFDYDANPNINPATIHTLAQGDWIRRGEPLCLIGDSGTGKSHLLIGLGTAAAEKGYRVRYTLATRLVNELVEAADDMQLNRTIARYGRVDLLLIDELGYMELDRRGAELLFQVLTEREEKASVAIATNEAFSGWTKTFTDPRLCAAIVDRLTFHGTIIETGTDSYRLNHTRKTPAR; translated from the coding sequence ATGAGTCCGACCCTCACGAACGTTACGACCACGCTCCGCCACCGCCGCGGCCTGACTGAGGAAGCCGCCGCGGCCGCCGTCGACTCCGCCTGCCGACGGCTCCGGCTGCCGACGATCCGGGCGGTGATGGAAGAGGCGACGCAGACCGCGAAACGGGAGCAACTGTCCTACCTCGGCTACCTCGCCGAGCTGCTCCTCGCCGAGGTCGACGACCGGGACCGCCGCTCCATCACGCGCCGGGTCCAGAACGCCGGCTTCCCGCGGCAGAAATGGTTGGGCGACTTCGACTACGACGCGAACCCGAACATCAACCCCGCCACCATCCACACCCTCGCGCAAGGCGACTGGATCCGCCGCGGGGAACCCCTCTGCCTCATCGGCGACTCCGGCACCGGCAAGTCGCATCTCCTGATCGGGCTCGGCACCGCCGCAGCCGAAAAGGGCTACCGGGTCCGATACACGCTCGCGACCCGGCTCGTGAACGAGCTCGTCGAAGCCGCCGACGATATGCAACTGAACCGCACCATCGCCCGCTACGGTCGCGTCGACCTGCTCTTGATCGATGAACTCGGCTACATGGAACTCGATCGCAGAGGCGCCGAACTCCTGTTCCAAGTCCTCACCGAGAGAGAAGAGAAGGCATCCGTGGCGATCGCGACCAACGAAGCCTTCAGCGGATGGACGAAGACATTCACCGACCCGAGACTCTGCGCGGCGATCGTCGACCGACTCACCTTCCACGGCACCATCATCGAGACCGGGACCGACTCATATCGACTCAACCACACCAGGAAGACGCCAGCGCGCTAG
- a CDS encoding GntR family transcriptional regulator produces the protein MTSHVVVTTPEESNPAIDIYRQLRGLIVSGQLGANERLPTVRQTAADLKVAQGTAAKAYKMLEQDGLVVTRTAAGTRVADSAAVLPQSVIRRIRELVDEAAATNTDHDDVINVLRAILQTRSGNAHHPA, from the coding sequence ATGACATCGCACGTCGTCGTCACCACACCCGAAGAGAGCAACCCAGCGATCGACATCTACCGGCAGCTTCGCGGGCTCATCGTCTCAGGCCAATTGGGCGCGAACGAGCGGCTTCCCACGGTGCGCCAGACCGCCGCAGACCTCAAAGTCGCGCAGGGCACCGCGGCGAAGGCCTACAAGATGCTCGAGCAGGATGGACTCGTCGTCACCCGGACCGCGGCCGGGACGCGCGTGGCAGACTCCGCCGCAGTGCTGCCTCAATCGGTGATCCGGCGAATCCGCGAACTCGTCGACGAAGCCGCCGCCACGAACACGGACCACGACGACGTGATCAATGTCCTCCGCGCGATACTGCAAACTCGATCCGGCAACGCGCACCATCCAGCCTGA
- a CDS encoding ATP-dependent DNA ligase codes for MGKLGYDAAASFEIEDRVLAHLRVVAMNKLRRGESFMVQISNATGGRTWILLSPSMPLWFQFYGSRGPHLDTELLETMMRAASGPDGLNLAAMNL; via the coding sequence ATGGGAAAGCTGGGCTACGACGCCGCCGCGAGCTTCGAGATCGAAGACCGCGTCCTGGCACACCTGAGGGTGGTAGCGATGAACAAGCTCCGCCGCGGCGAGAGCTTCATGGTCCAGATCAGCAACGCCACCGGCGGACGCACCTGGATCTTGCTCAGCCCATCCATGCCCCTGTGGTTCCAGTTCTACGGAAGCCGCGGACCACACCTGGACACCGAACTCCTCGAAACCATGATGCGCGCCGCCAGCGGCCCCGACGGGCTCAACCTCGCGGCAATGAATCTGTGA
- a CDS encoding matrixin family metalloprotease produces the protein MRAPTFKPLAVLILSAALLTTGVVSAHAEDAALANAPLCSAPDPSTVIVDPDVVDGLDLDTCDVVGVTVEADGVGVTVPEAGMTVTAVGEVDGGDASYLEVDVDDSGEVSVSTTEPEMEYAEILPDGSFVELNAEQATAAAAAAAYSRCNDYSYSLLSGNWRPGTLYLNSNERLPGNVSKSTFEAMTVASLNVWKRGTNSCGLSRSLNVPGAISYGNWTFDANINGDNTCAAPDSRNVIDFGSLSGNLLGIACTWYSGGVPTYADVRFDTSNRSWVTSTTGCAGDKYDLRSVVTHELGHVLGLGHATEYGGNDLTMSPNLTPCNAASRSLGAGDLAGLYVKHRG, from the coding sequence ATGCGTGCGCCCACGTTCAAGCCCCTCGCCGTCCTGATCTTGTCCGCAGCGCTCCTCACTACGGGGGTCGTCTCCGCTCACGCCGAGGATGCGGCCCTCGCAAACGCGCCGCTGTGTTCCGCTCCCGACCCCTCGACCGTGATCGTTGACCCTGACGTGGTCGACGGTCTCGACCTGGACACGTGCGACGTCGTGGGCGTAACCGTCGAAGCTGACGGTGTGGGCGTGACCGTCCCTGAGGCAGGGATGACGGTGACTGCCGTCGGCGAGGTGGATGGCGGCGATGCCTCCTACCTTGAAGTCGACGTCGACGACAGCGGTGAAGTGTCCGTGTCGACGACCGAACCGGAAATGGAGTATGCCGAGATCCTCCCGGACGGCTCCTTCGTCGAACTCAATGCCGAGCAGGCAACGGCCGCGGCGGCCGCGGCCGCGTACTCCCGCTGCAACGACTATTCGTACAGCTTGCTGTCGGGCAACTGGCGCCCGGGCACTCTGTACCTCAACAGCAACGAACGGCTGCCCGGGAATGTCTCCAAGTCGACGTTCGAGGCCATGACGGTGGCTTCGCTGAACGTGTGGAAGCGCGGCACCAACTCATGTGGCCTGTCGCGATCCCTCAACGTCCCGGGCGCGATCAGCTACGGCAACTGGACGTTCGACGCCAACATCAACGGCGATAACACCTGCGCGGCGCCCGACAGCCGCAACGTCATCGACTTCGGCTCACTGTCGGGCAACCTACTTGGCATCGCATGCACGTGGTATTCAGGAGGTGTGCCAACGTACGCAGATGTTCGCTTCGACACGTCGAACAGAAGCTGGGTGACCTCGACCACCGGCTGCGCGGGCGACAAGTACGACCTCCGATCCGTTGTCACTCACGAACTCGGACACGTCCTCGGACTCGGCCACGCCACGGAGTACGGAGGCAACGACCTGACCATGAGCCCCAACCTCACCCCCTGCAACGCCGCCTCGCGCAGCCTCGGCGCAGGCGACCTGGCAGGACTTTATGTCAAGCACCGCGGCTAA
- a CDS encoding DUF3846 domain-containing protein — protein MVQGIIIPADNTAPLKTATLDSLQDFQRAVGGWIEAVDIPDLGVTMYVNDEGLIRDLPFNRRATFLWRFHVPQARDARLVGDVAVVGVADGEGENTELPMDLRRRLIEPGVYRVRTRQRGGSRWQEEPVDRDDYVETVIWAALLQEMSPALEVRVERVEDSAGGSNRP, from the coding sequence ATGGTGCAGGGCATCATCATCCCGGCAGACAACACCGCACCCCTCAAGACCGCCACGTTGGATTCGCTCCAAGACTTCCAGCGGGCCGTGGGCGGCTGGATCGAAGCGGTCGACATCCCGGACCTCGGCGTCACGATGTACGTCAACGACGAGGGGCTCATCCGCGACTTGCCGTTCAACCGCCGCGCCACGTTCCTGTGGCGATTCCACGTCCCGCAGGCCCGCGACGCCCGGCTTGTCGGCGATGTCGCGGTTGTTGGAGTGGCCGACGGCGAGGGCGAGAATACCGAGCTGCCAATGGACCTTCGGAGGCGGTTGATCGAGCCTGGCGTCTATCGAGTCCGGACCCGCCAGCGCGGCGGGAGTCGCTGGCAGGAGGAACCGGTCGACCGTGACGACTACGTCGAGACGGTGATCTGGGCGGCGCTCCTGCAGGAGATGTCGCCAGCTCTAGAGGTACGTGTCGAGCGCGTTGAAGACAGTGCGGGCGGAAGCAACCGGCCTTGA
- a CDS encoding Lsr2 family DNA-binding protein, with product MKDERLDDTQRIARSPAELASLVNIFLDRLAELDERFLAAYTPGTEYVDFPGRLEVADDIDAIGTNDKELGRAIRDELSRRYPDPTDFMQECVDSLDVFLEADEELAIAESLDDSRAAVTAWALTNGHHVGTQGRLPRAVRDAYRLAMVQEMRSEALAAFNALHAVRGSRQ from the coding sequence ATGAAAGACGAACGGCTCGATGACACTCAGCGGATAGCGCGCTCCCCGGCGGAGTTGGCTAGCCTCGTCAACATTTTCCTTGACCGACTCGCCGAGCTGGATGAACGGTTCCTCGCTGCATATACCCCGGGCACAGAATACGTGGACTTTCCGGGCCGACTCGAAGTGGCGGACGACATCGATGCTATCGGGACTAATGACAAGGAACTGGGCCGCGCCATTCGCGACGAACTCTCCCGCAGATATCCAGACCCGACCGATTTCATGCAGGAGTGTGTTGACAGCCTGGATGTCTTTCTGGAGGCCGATGAGGAACTCGCCATTGCGGAGTCCCTCGACGATTCGCGTGCTGCAGTGACTGCCTGGGCGCTGACCAACGGACACCACGTAGGCACTCAGGGTCGACTCCCCCGCGCCGTCCGCGACGCCTATCGCCTCGCGATGGTGCAAGAGATGCGCAGTGAGGCGCTGGCAGCATTCAACGCCTTGCATGCCGTTCGTGGCTCACGTCAATAG
- a CDS encoding KAP family P-loop NTPase fold protein has translation MINDDPIVGDDVQADQLGRRDFARSAAQVLDDLRHSGVSSVVGLVGPWGGGKTSVLNMIKSTLEAENASDGDWLISTFNPWLYQDMATLQMAFFRELASALPGHGKGKNARKLLAKFGNAVAPLGSLAALLGGPDLSKPVQAISSLISPDESATKIQAQLEKTLHELGRPVLMVLDDLDRLAPDELLLTLKLIRLIGRLPNVYYIVAYDEETLLDCLSRTGLVGDDPRRGVDYLEKIIQVRLDVPPVRQHQLDEWVERSLLNLQERYELDFAGDAQRRLQHAFYGHIRERLTTPRAMKRYFGQVDAFLGDVHEEIDAVDILVLTWFRTAEPLVYDMIERERSALLGEIKNIETADLFGKPDKDRLREFWALRLEGARVSRLHMEGVADLIGLLFPRFHAHWNREDMNQPSSPPPARRLQNSDYFDRYFAFRVPPEDISDLDARAALQQIVTHEDGSERALVESKITEDTNNLALALGKMTAVYQADLVGGAALLDWIARQRAKLSTDEDGMFTPEMRSRWAAQRVYLLLPVKDLPGAIDALAATEGGLELASHLVSAAANDQSVRWSPERAPHFDSAALRFAAAVRARFDQYAIVPVLDVPVDTWRLLYYWQIIDQADASAWIKSRIESGAWTLTDVLTRFVSTRRLVGVPDAPWTVGDLNIELLDRLLGVDDVVASLHDDITTADHIDPDVRRLEDTYENRRAVMLSQLDRERRRRELSSDISEAGPESE, from the coding sequence GTGATCAACGACGACCCGATTGTCGGGGATGACGTCCAGGCCGACCAGCTGGGACGCCGTGACTTCGCGAGGTCCGCAGCCCAGGTGCTTGACGATCTGCGACACTCGGGCGTCTCGTCCGTCGTCGGACTCGTCGGTCCATGGGGTGGCGGGAAGACGAGCGTGCTCAACATGATCAAGTCGACGCTCGAAGCGGAGAACGCAAGCGACGGCGACTGGCTCATTTCTACATTCAACCCGTGGCTCTATCAGGACATGGCCACATTGCAGATGGCGTTCTTCCGCGAACTTGCTTCGGCGCTGCCGGGGCACGGCAAGGGCAAGAATGCCCGCAAGTTGCTCGCGAAGTTCGGTAACGCGGTCGCACCGCTTGGTTCCCTTGCCGCGCTGCTGGGCGGCCCTGACCTCTCCAAGCCGGTGCAGGCGATCAGCAGTCTGATTTCCCCAGACGAGAGCGCGACGAAGATCCAGGCTCAGCTCGAGAAGACACTGCATGAACTCGGGCGCCCGGTGCTCATGGTGTTGGATGACTTGGATCGACTGGCCCCTGATGAATTGCTTCTGACGCTCAAGCTCATTCGCCTCATCGGACGCTTGCCGAACGTGTACTACATCGTGGCCTACGACGAGGAGACGTTGCTCGACTGCCTGAGCCGGACCGGGCTCGTCGGAGATGACCCGCGGCGGGGCGTGGACTACTTGGAGAAAATCATCCAGGTTCGACTCGATGTTCCTCCCGTCCGACAGCACCAACTCGACGAATGGGTGGAACGTTCGCTACTCAACCTCCAGGAGCGGTATGAGCTCGATTTTGCAGGCGATGCGCAACGTCGTCTGCAACACGCGTTCTACGGGCATATCCGAGAGAGGCTTACAACTCCCCGTGCGATGAAGCGCTACTTCGGGCAAGTCGACGCGTTCCTTGGCGACGTGCACGAAGAGATCGACGCCGTCGACATTCTTGTCCTGACCTGGTTCCGGACCGCTGAGCCACTCGTCTACGACATGATCGAGCGAGAGCGCTCAGCACTCCTCGGTGAGATCAAGAACATTGAGACCGCTGACCTTTTCGGCAAACCGGACAAGGATCGCCTTCGCGAGTTCTGGGCCCTCCGTCTCGAGGGCGCGCGCGTGTCTAGGCTGCACATGGAGGGTGTAGCCGATCTCATCGGTCTGCTTTTTCCGCGGTTCCACGCTCACTGGAACCGAGAGGACATGAACCAACCGTCGAGCCCACCCCCGGCCCGCCGCCTCCAAAACTCCGACTACTTCGACCGCTACTTCGCATTCCGAGTACCCCCAGAGGACATCTCCGACCTAGATGCCAGGGCCGCGCTCCAGCAGATCGTGACGCACGAGGACGGGAGCGAGCGCGCACTGGTGGAGTCGAAGATCACCGAAGACACCAACAATCTCGCACTCGCCCTCGGCAAAATGACCGCCGTCTATCAAGCAGATCTCGTTGGGGGAGCTGCACTCCTTGATTGGATCGCGCGGCAAAGGGCCAAGCTCTCGACTGATGAAGACGGTATGTTCACCCCGGAGATGCGGTCTCGATGGGCTGCCCAGCGGGTGTATCTGCTTCTGCCGGTCAAGGACCTCCCCGGCGCGATAGATGCGCTTGCAGCGACAGAAGGCGGACTCGAGCTTGCATCGCATCTCGTCTCAGCGGCAGCGAACGATCAGTCGGTCCGTTGGTCACCAGAACGGGCCCCGCACTTCGACAGTGCAGCACTTCGATTCGCCGCGGCGGTGCGCGCTCGATTCGACCAGTACGCAATCGTCCCTGTTCTCGACGTTCCAGTTGACACGTGGAGGCTCCTCTACTATTGGCAGATCATCGATCAAGCAGACGCCAGTGCCTGGATCAAGTCACGGATCGAATCGGGCGCATGGACACTTACCGATGTTCTGACGCGGTTCGTCTCAACGCGGAGGCTTGTAGGCGTGCCAGACGCACCCTGGACCGTCGGGGACCTTAACATCGAGCTACTCGACCGTCTGCTTGGAGTCGACGACGTAGTCGCGTCCCTTCACGACGACATCACCACTGCCGACCACATCGACCCGGATGTGCGGCGCCTGGAGGACACCTACGAGAACCGCCGGGCAGTCATGCTCTCCCAACTCGACCGAGAGCGACGACGACGCGAGCTTTCCTCCGACATCAGCGAAGCAGGACCCGAGAGCGAGTGA
- the rhuM gene encoding RhuM family protein, translating into MSDPRPSGEVILYTREDGAPALDVRLEAETVWLSQQQIAELFQTTRENITMHLRNVYSEGELDRGATSKDFLQVRVEGSRSVRRAVAHYNLDAILSVGYRVKSTTATQFRIWATAKLRDYLVRGYALNEQRLKQLGTIVHILGRSSDELVAGVADVLQSYLPGLTLLRDYDEGHIEARPSVAPGWELTHAEARSVIEQLRVEFPNDALFGRERGEGLAGIIAALYQSFGGRELYPTVEEKAANLLYLVVKDHPLSDGNKRTAAALFVAFLARNGILNNADGTPRVSNNALAATTLLIAMSDPKEKDVMIALLVRMMAE; encoded by the coding sequence ATGAGCGACCCCCGGCCATCCGGCGAGGTGATCCTCTACACGCGCGAAGACGGCGCCCCGGCCCTCGACGTCCGACTCGAAGCCGAGACAGTCTGGCTGAGCCAACAGCAGATCGCGGAACTATTCCAGACCACCCGCGAGAACATCACCATGCACCTGCGCAACGTCTACAGCGAGGGAGAACTCGACCGCGGAGCAACGAGTAAGGATTTCTTACAGGTTCGCGTCGAAGGCTCGCGCTCCGTTCGTCGAGCCGTTGCACATTACAACCTGGATGCCATCCTCTCGGTCGGCTACCGCGTCAAGAGCACCACAGCCACCCAGTTCCGCATCTGGGCCACCGCGAAACTCCGCGACTACCTCGTGCGTGGTTACGCGCTCAACGAGCAACGCCTGAAGCAACTCGGCACGATCGTGCATATCCTCGGCCGCTCCAGCGACGAGCTTGTCGCCGGTGTGGCCGACGTGCTCCAGAGCTACCTCCCCGGACTTACTCTCCTCCGCGACTACGACGAAGGACACATAGAAGCCCGTCCCTCAGTCGCTCCTGGCTGGGAACTGACCCACGCAGAGGCGCGCAGCGTCATTGAGCAACTCCGCGTTGAGTTTCCCAACGATGCGCTGTTCGGTCGGGAACGTGGCGAGGGCCTCGCGGGAATCATCGCAGCGCTGTACCAGAGCTTTGGGGGCCGGGAGCTATACCCGACCGTCGAGGAGAAGGCAGCTAACCTGCTATACCTCGTCGTCAAGGACCACCCGCTATCCGACGGCAACAAACGCACCGCTGCGGCCCTCTTCGTCGCCTTCCTCGCCCGAAACGGCATCCTCAATAACGCTGACGGCACCCCGCGCGTGTCCAACAACGCGTTAGCAGCTACCACGCTGCTCATCGCCATGAGCGACCCGAAGGAAAAGGACGTCATGATCGCGCTGCTGGTGAGGATGATGGCGGAGTAG
- a CDS encoding DUF4365 domain-containing protein, with the protein MVSLPDDGRRQAGWWFRESDRAHEAYWANHHIPHLLVMQDSTRQRRLWARLDRTTIRRTKKGLRVFVPDDQQLGDGAAAEWTRLAASARETYSLEGARWKFSIRDVPEEEWARYALIASRIVAPHPNQGIGNQLLWPEAVALCLQATPHYWREASARNAEIMTPNAAADSTDPGWQFASAVYQLMNGDTTRLESLVAEQLPDHIAVARAVCLSLIRLDADDRSGAIELLRSVRNSETSLEQAWVAIQLGWALYDNGGITEARQQFAASLAMHDSFASGPINSAIRSAGILALFDLAPDSGDLAAAVQAFDTTLSWWRAQQFEAALNDYLRRGFNRWGNDRSRIIGGSDVTHNELVSAEWSARLVGNQRSSRYARYLRAIAGLSSPGAALVSPSQYLALLRRAGYPDELELAVRNFRTAGPLAVVTDYMVEVTLANSTPTSVRADLRSLDIAGSYLTSDVAQEWVPYLLRAVNDPTEFSARFNLSYWPVGDVMSALAGLGLHLTPTQQVAALDVLLNLASDTSQLLERPAHRIIDSVDSSLIESRADAIVSRAPGVPRGGGLSGPRRRDRDGVSHRAMVSENDQELTQKDDTARWLLTSLPSSSCSGN; encoded by the coding sequence CTGGTTTCGCTACCCGACGATGGTCGACGGCAAGCGGGGTGGTGGTTCCGAGAGAGTGACCGCGCCCATGAGGCATATTGGGCGAACCATCACATCCCGCACCTCCTCGTCATGCAGGACTCCACTCGCCAACGACGATTGTGGGCTCGCCTGGATCGCACGACCATCCGGCGCACGAAGAAGGGGCTACGCGTGTTCGTGCCCGATGACCAGCAGCTCGGTGACGGGGCCGCGGCCGAGTGGACGAGGCTGGCTGCAAGCGCTCGGGAGACGTACTCACTCGAGGGTGCTCGATGGAAGTTCAGCATCCGCGACGTGCCCGAGGAAGAGTGGGCGAGATACGCGTTGATCGCTTCGCGTATCGTGGCTCCCCACCCGAATCAGGGGATCGGCAATCAGTTGCTGTGGCCTGAAGCGGTGGCTCTCTGTCTGCAAGCTACACCTCATTACTGGCGTGAGGCGTCTGCGCGGAACGCCGAGATCATGACACCGAACGCGGCGGCGGATTCAACAGATCCGGGATGGCAATTCGCGTCCGCCGTTTATCAATTGATGAACGGAGATACAACACGGCTGGAGTCTCTCGTCGCTGAACAGCTTCCTGACCACATCGCCGTTGCACGAGCTGTATGTCTCTCGTTGATCCGTCTGGACGCGGACGATAGGTCCGGCGCAATCGAACTGCTCCGAAGTGTCAGGAACTCGGAGACCTCCCTCGAACAGGCGTGGGTAGCGATCCAGCTCGGCTGGGCACTCTATGACAACGGGGGTATAACAGAAGCCCGCCAACAGTTCGCGGCCAGCCTCGCCATGCACGACTCGTTCGCGTCAGGGCCCATCAACTCTGCAATCAGGTCTGCGGGAATACTTGCCCTCTTCGACCTGGCTCCCGATTCCGGCGATCTCGCCGCTGCAGTTCAGGCTTTCGATACGACTCTTTCGTGGTGGCGTGCGCAGCAGTTTGAGGCAGCGCTGAACGATTACCTCCGACGGGGGTTCAACCGGTGGGGAAACGATCGATCTAGGATCATCGGTGGCAGCGACGTCACACACAACGAACTCGTTAGCGCCGAATGGTCGGCCCGGCTCGTAGGCAACCAACGCTCGAGCCGTTACGCAAGATATCTTCGCGCGATCGCGGGTTTATCATCGCCCGGCGCTGCCCTCGTGAGCCCTTCCCAGTATCTAGCGCTTCTCCGACGTGCGGGATATCCTGATGAACTCGAGCTGGCGGTTCGCAACTTTCGCACCGCGGGCCCACTTGCCGTCGTGACTGACTACATGGTCGAGGTCACCCTTGCTAACTCGACGCCGACGTCCGTCCGTGCGGACCTCAGGTCGCTCGACATCGCCGGCAGCTACTTGACATCCGACGTAGCTCAGGAATGGGTCCCATACCTCCTTCGTGCGGTCAACGATCCGACAGAATTCTCGGCACGCTTCAATCTGAGCTACTGGCCAGTCGGCGATGTAATGTCCGCGTTGGCAGGCCTCGGACTTCATTTGACTCCAACGCAGCAAGTCGCGGCGCTCGACGTGCTGCTCAATCTCGCTTCAGACACTTCACAACTCCTTGAACGACCCGCGCACAGAATCATCGACTCCGTGGACTCGAGTCTCATCGAATCGCGGGCCGATGCAATCGTTTCGCGGGCGCCTGGAGTCCCGCGGGGTGGTGGTCTTTCGGGCCCGCGGCGTCGTGACCGCGACGGGGTGAGCCATCGTGCGATGGTCAGTGAGAACGACCAAGAACTCACACAGAAAGACGACACCGCACGATGGCTCTTGACCAGTCTGCCCTCCTCGAGCTGCTCGGGGAACTGA